The following are encoded in a window of Paraburkholderia sp. HP33-1 genomic DNA:
- a CDS encoding mannose-1-phosphate guanylyltransferase/mannose-6-phosphate isomerase, whose translation MSLLPIILCGGAGSRLWPVSRELHPKPFIRLADGESLLQKAFLRAVALPGVKEVLTVTNRELFFKTEDDFREVNRKNIATSFILEPFGRNTAAAVATAALHTAKAHGEDTVMLVLAADHLIADQTAFAAAVARAQTLAQAGNVVTFGMHPDTPETGYGYIEADGERVVRFVEKPSLEKAREYLASGKFVWNSGMFCFTAGTILKEMREHCPDILDAAAECMDKSPSAAGKTGAQVRLEPGSFGAVPELSFDYAVMEKCEHAAVVCCDLGWTDVGSWTALSDLSPADASGNRVEGEALLVDVKNSYLRSGGRLIGAVGVDNLIVIDTPDALLVAHKDRAQDVKQIFTELKSRGHETYKVHRTVHRPWGTYSVLEEGPRFKIKRIEVKPGASLSLQMHHHRNEHWVVVSGMAKVVNGEREFFVSTNESTYIPAGHKHRLENPGVVELVMIEVQSGEYLGEDDIVRFEDIYGRT comes from the coding sequence GTGAGTTTGTTACCGATCATTCTTTGCGGCGGAGCGGGATCGCGGCTCTGGCCGGTCTCGCGCGAGTTGCACCCGAAACCTTTCATTCGTCTTGCGGACGGCGAAAGCCTGCTGCAGAAAGCGTTCCTGCGCGCGGTCGCGTTGCCCGGCGTGAAGGAAGTGCTGACGGTCACCAACCGTGAGTTGTTCTTCAAGACCGAAGACGATTTCCGCGAGGTGAATCGCAAGAACATCGCGACTTCGTTCATTCTCGAACCGTTCGGCCGCAACACGGCCGCGGCGGTCGCCACGGCGGCCTTGCACACGGCGAAGGCGCACGGCGAAGACACGGTGATGCTGGTGCTCGCCGCCGATCATCTGATTGCGGATCAAACCGCGTTCGCGGCAGCGGTCGCGCGTGCGCAGACGCTTGCGCAGGCCGGCAATGTGGTCACCTTCGGCATGCATCCGGACACGCCCGAAACCGGCTACGGCTATATCGAAGCCGATGGAGAGCGGGTCGTGCGCTTCGTCGAGAAGCCGTCGCTGGAGAAGGCCCGCGAGTATCTGGCGTCGGGCAAGTTCGTGTGGAACTCGGGCATGTTCTGCTTCACCGCGGGCACGATCCTGAAGGAAATGCGCGAGCACTGTCCGGACATTCTCGATGCCGCGGCCGAATGCATGGACAAGTCGCCGTCCGCCGCGGGCAAGACCGGCGCGCAGGTGCGTCTCGAGCCGGGCAGCTTCGGCGCGGTGCCGGAGCTGTCGTTCGACTACGCGGTGATGGAGAAGTGCGAGCACGCGGCGGTCGTGTGCTGCGACCTCGGCTGGACCGACGTCGGGTCGTGGACCGCGCTCTCGGATCTGTCGCCGGCCGATGCGAGCGGCAACCGCGTCGAAGGCGAGGCGCTGCTCGTCGACGTGAAGAACTCATATCTGCGCAGCGGCGGGCGCCTGATCGGCGCGGTCGGCGTGGACAACCTGATCGTGATAGACACGCCCGACGCGCTGCTCGTCGCGCACAAGGATCGCGCGCAGGACGTGAAGCAGATTTTCACGGAGCTGAAGTCGCGCGGCCACGAGACGTACAAGGTGCATCGCACCGTGCATCGGCCGTGGGGCACGTACTCGGTGCTCGAAGAGGGGCCGCGCTTCAAGATCAAGCGCATCGAGGTGAAGCCGGGCGCGAGCCTGAGCCTGCAGATGCATCATCACCGCAACGAGCATTGGGTCGTGGTGAGCGGCATGGCCAAGGTCGTCAACGGCGAGAGGGAGTTCTTCGTGTCGACCAACGAGTCGACCTACATCCCGGCGGGCCACAAACATCGCCTCGAAAATCCGGGCGTCGTCGAACTCGTGATGATCGAAGTGCAAAGCGGCGAATATCTGGGCGAAGATGACATCGTTCGCTTCGAAGACATTTACGGACGTACTTGA
- a CDS encoding ABC transporter permease produces the protein MDISFTNDTEDLTRHNEHDDLLVGMKAVRVWGTLGWHDIRQRYRRSVLGPFWFTLSTIIMVVVLGALYSTLLHQDIADYLPYLAVGLVVWAYLASVANEGCMAFIGSAYLIKQIRLPLTVHVCRIAWRNFVILLHSLPVVVVLLLLFGHWPGWEIVLVPFALVILLLHGVWLGVTLGVLCARFRDIPPIVTNLIQVVFFFTPVMWSPEILKDRAWVAEYNPLYHLIETVRAPLTGRPTHWETWAWSIGLLIVGFAFAQILMKRFRNRVPYWL, from the coding sequence ATGGATATCAGTTTTACCAACGACACGGAAGACCTGACACGTCACAACGAGCACGACGACCTGCTGGTCGGCATGAAGGCGGTGCGGGTCTGGGGCACGCTCGGCTGGCACGACATCCGGCAGCGTTATCGCCGTTCGGTGCTCGGGCCGTTCTGGTTCACGCTCAGCACGATCATCATGGTGGTCGTGCTCGGCGCGTTGTATTCGACGCTGCTGCACCAGGACATCGCAGACTATCTTCCGTATCTCGCGGTCGGTCTCGTCGTGTGGGCGTATCTGGCGTCGGTTGCCAACGAGGGCTGCATGGCCTTTATCGGCTCGGCCTATCTGATCAAGCAGATCAGGTTGCCGCTCACCGTGCACGTGTGCCGCATCGCGTGGCGCAACTTCGTGATCCTGCTGCATAGCCTGCCGGTCGTCGTCGTGCTGCTGCTCCTGTTCGGTCACTGGCCGGGCTGGGAAATCGTGCTGGTGCCGTTCGCACTCGTGATCCTGCTGCTGCACGGCGTGTGGCTTGGCGTCACGCTCGGCGTGCTGTGTGCGCGCTTTCGCGACATTCCGCCGATCGTCACGAACCTGATCCAGGTCGTGTTCTTCTTCACGCCGGTCATGTGGTCGCCGGAAATCCTGAAAGACCGCGCATGGGTCGCCGAATACAACCCGCTCTATCACCTGATCGAAACGGTGCGCGCACCGCTCACCGGCCGCCCGACCCACTGGGAGACGTGGGCGTGGTCGATTGGCCTGCTGATCGTCGGCTTTGCGTTCGCGCAGATCCTGATGAAGCGTTTCCGTAATCGCGTTCCTTACTGGCTTTGA
- a CDS encoding ABC transporter ATP-binding protein: MSSSSIVARNISVEFPIYENSHRSLKKAVLNLTTGGRIGQDAGRHAVVRAIDDLSFTFSEGERIGLIGHNGSGKTTLLRTLSGVYAPVRGELKVQGKIASLLDVSMGLDPDATGFENIYLRGILDGLKPARIRSKIDEIADFSELGDYLNLPVRTYSSGMMLRLAFAISTSVEADILIMDEWLSVGDAEFSVKAAERLEGLVGKASLLVVASHDPSLVARVCNRKISMEHGRMVADEPVLPPEESDEPLVSHAAQLPH, from the coding sequence GTGAGTTCTTCATCGATAGTCGCTCGTAACATCTCCGTCGAATTTCCGATTTACGAGAACTCGCATCGCTCGCTGAAAAAGGCGGTGCTCAATCTCACGACGGGCGGCCGGATCGGCCAGGACGCGGGTCGCCATGCGGTCGTCCGCGCGATCGACGACCTGAGCTTCACCTTCAGCGAAGGCGAGCGCATCGGCCTGATCGGCCACAACGGCTCGGGCAAGACGACGCTCCTGCGCACGCTGTCGGGCGTCTATGCGCCGGTGCGCGGCGAACTGAAGGTGCAGGGCAAGATCGCGTCGCTGCTCGACGTGTCGATGGGCCTCGACCCCGACGCGACCGGCTTCGAAAACATCTATCTGCGCGGCATTCTCGACGGGCTGAAGCCCGCGCGCATCCGCAGCAAGATCGACGAGATCGCCGACTTCAGCGAGCTCGGCGACTACCTGAATCTGCCGGTGCGCACCTATTCGAGCGGGATGATGCTGCGCCTCGCATTCGCGATCTCGACGAGCGTCGAAGCCGACATCCTGATCATGGACGAATGGCTGAGCGTCGGTGACGCCGAGTTCAGCGTGAAGGCGGCCGAGCGTCTGGAAGGCCTCGTCGGCAAGGCGTCGCTGCTGGTGGTGGCGTCGCACGATCCGTCGCTGGTTGCGCGCGTATGCAACCGCAAGATCTCGATGGAGCACGGCAGGATGGTCGCCGACGAACCCGTGCTGCCGCCGGAAGAATCCGACGAGCCTCTCGTCAGCCACGCCGCGCAGTTGCCGCACTGA
- a CDS encoding phenylacetate--CoA ligase family protein, with translation MRANHPFLRYSESLLVRQPFRTLKGFAGGYIAYPIAENAEKRNVRPKIRELREHYSLPMPHRRRIALERLVATLEFAGANVPYYRDLFQSKQFDPAKVKDDPRYLEELPYLTKDIIREQGPRLLSGPLVAGQHHACKTGGSTGLSTTIYYDQEGADYSSAVTNYCRERIGKLRHRSELHFACRFPDQVMPEWPSREDFKCFAMNRSNIFFDRIDDQGLEEMWRTLKRRRPYLAHSHPSTMYALACYVQRKYGGGKAFQVFESSGELLEPHAREMIAKALRCRVIDRYGLAELGVMAYELDGHEGGFQILESEGWPESRVAPDNPDGAHELVFTGFRNRLMPLIRYTTGDLARVQETQKGFFLTDVVGRIHDVVPINGVAHPTHHIQDMLDHRVGGIQEFQIDLRTTPPTLRIVLEPHANADDTTAKLRHFWQDAFTIAYVGHDDFVRVGSRAKFRHVVSA, from the coding sequence ATGCGAGCTAACCACCCATTTCTGCGCTACTCCGAATCCCTGCTCGTGCGTCAGCCGTTTCGCACTCTGAAGGGTTTCGCGGGCGGCTATATCGCGTATCCGATTGCGGAGAACGCCGAAAAGCGCAATGTGCGCCCGAAAATCCGCGAGCTGCGCGAACATTATTCGCTGCCGATGCCGCATCGCCGCCGCATCGCACTCGAACGGCTCGTGGCCACGCTCGAATTCGCCGGCGCGAACGTGCCTTACTATCGCGACCTGTTCCAGTCGAAGCAGTTCGACCCCGCGAAGGTCAAGGACGACCCGCGCTATCTGGAAGAGCTGCCCTATCTGACCAAGGACATCATCCGCGAGCAGGGACCGCGTCTGCTGTCGGGACCGCTCGTGGCGGGCCAGCACCACGCGTGCAAGACCGGCGGCTCGACCGGGCTCTCCACGACGATCTACTACGACCAGGAAGGCGCGGACTATTCGTCGGCGGTCACCAACTATTGTCGCGAGCGGATCGGCAAGCTGCGCCATCGCTCGGAGCTGCACTTCGCGTGCCGTTTCCCCGATCAGGTCATGCCCGAATGGCCGTCGCGCGAAGACTTCAAATGCTTCGCGATGAATCGCAGCAACATCTTCTTCGACCGTATCGACGATCAGGGCCTCGAGGAAATGTGGCGCACGCTGAAGCGTCGCCGGCCGTATCTCGCCCACTCGCATCCGTCGACCATGTACGCGCTCGCCTGCTACGTGCAGCGCAAGTACGGCGGCGGCAAGGCGTTCCAGGTGTTCGAGTCGAGCGGCGAGCTGCTCGAGCCGCATGCGCGCGAGATGATCGCCAAGGCGTTGCGCTGCCGCGTGATCGACCGCTACGGCCTCGCCGAGCTCGGCGTGATGGCCTACGAGCTCGACGGTCACGAAGGCGGCTTCCAGATCCTCGAATCGGAAGGCTGGCCGGAAAGCCGCGTCGCACCGGACAATCCCGACGGCGCGCATGAGCTCGTGTTCACCGGTTTCCGCAACAGGCTGATGCCGTTGATCCGCTACACGACCGGCGACCTCGCGCGCGTGCAGGAAACGCAGAAGGGCTTCTTCCTGACCGACGTGGTCGGCCGGATTCATGACGTCGTGCCGATCAACGGCGTCGCGCATCCGACGCACCACATCCAGGACATGCTCGATCACCGCGTCGGCGGAATCCAGGAATTCCAGATCGATCTGCGCACGACGCCGCCAACTTTGCGCATCGTGCTCGAACCGCACGCGAATGCCGACGACACGACCGCGAAGCTGCGCCACTTCTGGCAGGATGCGTTCACGATCGCCTACGTCGGTCACGACGACTTCGTGCGGGTGGGCAGCCGGGCCAAATTCCGTCACGTGGTGAGCGCATGA
- a CDS encoding polysaccharide deacetylase yields MIGVAFPDARADAGQYVLAALRRSVSVTQAQAITRNMLHEIAPDVVVAVDAPDAWSADLIAFVETRPRKLIVFGHMPIALANYLRYRPSALPPELAEASRSASAPSFEARESAAAVRYGARAQTLGGAAWHRPFERFDFTDEWNNLGYGAIRADGSIWALAQAAEVPAEAELASVVVNGERQFAYAALWEAGASGVLWFNRPVGPCDSFEWRLVEQFLSGYRPDALPCQPVLSELPWGYDAAITSRLDCDEDVESARPLWQAYRRLGVPFTLAVHTQNLQRGGQHDILRELLADRQQGAVLSHTATHSPNWGGSYDTAIAEGVQSAELLERATGVPVRYAVSPFHQSPPYAMRGLVDAGYAGCIGGIIRNDPEFLSARGGALAGLPAGFVGHSQQCMLHGDCMLKDGDPLAVFKQAFDYAYATNTLFGYLDHPFSERYAYGWSDEAARIDAHEQFIAYIRGKAQRPLFLHEEAALDFLRFRSLAQIVEHDGAWRVVTPFADTTPLSLGVEFRGAHTKVEAGKALQ; encoded by the coding sequence ATGATCGGCGTCGCGTTTCCCGACGCGCGCGCCGATGCCGGCCAGTACGTGCTGGCGGCGCTGCGTCGCTCGGTCAGCGTCACGCAGGCACAGGCGATCACGCGCAACATGCTGCACGAGATCGCGCCCGACGTCGTGGTCGCCGTCGACGCGCCCGATGCATGGAGCGCGGACCTGATCGCGTTCGTAGAGACGCGGCCGCGCAAGCTGATCGTGTTCGGCCATATGCCGATCGCGCTCGCGAACTATCTGCGCTACCGGCCCTCGGCGTTGCCGCCTGAACTCGCGGAGGCGAGCCGCAGTGCCTCGGCGCCTTCCTTCGAAGCCCGCGAAAGCGCGGCGGCGGTGCGTTACGGCGCGCGCGCACAGACGCTCGGCGGCGCGGCGTGGCATCGCCCGTTCGAGCGCTTCGATTTCACCGACGAATGGAACAATCTCGGCTACGGCGCGATTCGCGCCGATGGCTCGATCTGGGCGCTCGCGCAAGCGGCTGAAGTGCCCGCCGAAGCGGAACTGGCTTCGGTCGTCGTGAACGGCGAGCGGCAGTTCGCCTACGCGGCGCTGTGGGAAGCCGGCGCATCGGGCGTGTTGTGGTTCAACCGGCCGGTCGGCCCGTGCGATTCGTTCGAATGGCGCCTCGTCGAGCAGTTTCTGTCGGGCTACCGGCCCGATGCGCTGCCGTGTCAGCCGGTGCTGAGCGAACTGCCTTGGGGCTACGACGCGGCGATCACGTCGCGGCTCGACTGCGACGAGGACGTCGAATCGGCGCGTCCGCTGTGGCAGGCGTACCGGCGTCTCGGTGTACCGTTCACGCTCGCCGTGCACACGCAGAACCTGCAACGCGGCGGCCAGCACGACATCCTGCGCGAGCTGCTTGCCGACCGGCAGCAGGGTGCGGTGCTGTCGCACACGGCCACGCACTCGCCGAACTGGGGCGGCAGTTACGACACCGCGATCGCGGAAGGCGTGCAATCGGCCGAGCTGCTCGAACGCGCGACCGGCGTGCCGGTGCGCTACGCGGTCTCGCCGTTTCACCAGTCGCCGCCGTACGCGATGCGCGGCCTCGTCGATGCGGGCTACGCGGGCTGCATCGGCGGCATCATCCGCAACGATCCGGAGTTCCTGAGCGCGCGTGGCGGCGCGTTGGCGGGGTTGCCGGCGGGTTTCGTCGGCCATAGCCAGCAGTGCATGCTGCACGGCGACTGCATGCTGAAAGACGGCGATCCGCTCGCGGTCTTCAAGCAGGCCTTCGACTACGCGTATGCGACCAACACGCTGTTCGGCTATCTCGACCATCCGTTCTCCGAGCGATACGCATACGGCTGGTCCGACGAGGCGGCGCGCATCGACGCGCATGAGCAGTTCATCGCCTACATCCGTGGCAAGGCGCAACGGCCGCTATTCCTGCACGAGGAAGCCGCGCTCGATTTCCTGCGCTTCCGGTCGCTTGCGCAGATCGTCGAACACGACGGCGCATGGCGCGTCGTCACGCCATTTGCCGACACGACGCCGCTCTCGCTCGGCGTCGAGTTCCGGGGCGCTCATACCAAGGTCGAGGCGGGGAAAGCACTGCAATGA
- the wecB gene encoding non-hydrolyzing UDP-N-acetylglucosamine 2-epimerase, with product MKVMVVMGTRPEVIKLAPLVRALRSEFDTIVCASGQHKDMAAQALEFFGIEPDITLETMHAGQSLNALASRLIAAIDRALDETRPDWVIVQGDTTTAFCAGFAAFHRGIRVGHVEAGLRTGDLASPFPEEANRSLLGRIATLHFAPTSRARDSLLSEGVAAEKIVVTGNTVVDAIDEVRASWSVTPPASPLPAWQGAQQQHVLVTCHRRENFGDVLQDICRVLRDLCQRYSDYRWVFPVHLNPAVREPVHRELDGIPNLALIEPVDYPTSLYLISGSAVVVSDSGGIQEEAPTFGVPVVVMRNHTERREGIDAGFATLAGQSAASIESAVIGWLDDPARRAALRDRANPYGDGLASRRIVDSLRGRPVEVFVG from the coding sequence ATGAAAGTCATGGTGGTGATGGGCACGCGGCCCGAGGTCATCAAGCTTGCGCCGCTCGTGCGAGCGCTGCGCAGCGAGTTCGACACGATCGTCTGCGCGAGCGGACAGCACAAGGACATGGCCGCGCAGGCGCTCGAATTCTTCGGCATCGAACCGGACATCACGCTCGAAACGATGCACGCCGGGCAATCGCTGAACGCGCTGGCGTCGCGCCTGATCGCCGCGATCGATCGCGCGCTCGACGAAACGCGTCCCGACTGGGTGATCGTGCAGGGCGATACGACGACCGCGTTCTGCGCGGGCTTCGCCGCGTTCCACCGCGGCATCCGCGTCGGCCATGTCGAGGCGGGGCTGCGCACCGGCGACCTGGCAAGTCCGTTTCCCGAAGAAGCGAACCGCAGTCTGCTCGGCCGCATCGCGACGCTGCATTTCGCGCCGACCTCGCGCGCTCGCGACAGTTTGCTCAGCGAAGGCGTCGCGGCGGAGAAGATCGTCGTGACCGGCAACACGGTCGTCGATGCGATCGACGAAGTGCGGGCTAGCTGGAGCGTCACGCCGCCGGCGAGTCCGCTGCCCGCATGGCAGGGCGCGCAGCAGCAGCACGTGCTGGTCACGTGCCACCGTCGCGAGAATTTCGGCGACGTGCTGCAGGACATTTGCCGCGTGCTGCGCGATCTGTGCCAACGCTATAGCGATTACCGCTGGGTGTTCCCGGTGCATCTGAACCCGGCCGTGCGCGAGCCCGTGCATCGCGAGCTCGATGGCATCCCGAACCTCGCGCTGATCGAACCGGTCGACTATCCGACGAGCCTCTATCTGATCAGCGGCAGCGCCGTCGTGGTCAGCGATTCGGGCGGCATCCAGGAAGAGGCGCCGACCTTCGGCGTGCCGGTCGTCGTGATGCGCAATCACACCGAGCGCCGCGAAGGTATCGACGCCGGTTTCGCGACGCTCGCGGGCCAGAGCGCGGCGAGCATCGAAAGCGCGGTGATCGGTTGGCTCGACGATCCCGCGCGGCGCGCCGCGTTGCGCGATCGTGCGAATCCGTACGGCGACGGACTGGCGTCGCGGCGCATCGTCGACAGCCTGCGCGGCCGACCGGTCGAGGTGTTCGTTGGCTGA
- a CDS encoding glycosyltransferase, which produces MADCKNPVLPAQDCVLFSTADWDEPYWTNKQHTASILAARGWRILYVESVGFRSPKVGSGRDWSRLWRRLWRGVQSLVLGPPRRADNIWVLSPLMVPAGHHLPFVRALNQALLRFSVNRFARSHRYDKPVVWTYHPYMLDAIATLPRGPLVYHCVDDIAAIPGVDVDAFRNAQQDLLGRCEAVFTTAQSLKDVCLPFNRNTHFFGNVVDEAHFGAARADGPVPAELAAIDEPRLVYHGVLSDFKVDLPLLLQTAQARPQWQWVIIGEEREGQRSDLLAQLKRLPNVHLLGYRPYRVLPQYLRGMRVGVLPTLINEYTHSMFPMKFYEYLAAGLPVVSTPLDFAKEPRAGLEVGGDTDAFIAAIEKQLARGKLSADEARAAVGDNTWEARLDKMLAITFHYPQAGGSSAQQHGAEVRT; this is translated from the coding sequence TTGGCTGACTGCAAGAACCCCGTGCTTCCCGCGCAAGACTGCGTGCTGTTTTCGACCGCCGACTGGGACGAGCCCTACTGGACCAACAAGCAGCACACGGCGAGCATTCTCGCCGCACGCGGCTGGCGAATCCTGTATGTGGAAAGCGTCGGCTTCCGTTCGCCGAAAGTGGGCAGCGGGCGCGACTGGTCGCGGCTGTGGCGACGCCTGTGGCGCGGCGTGCAGTCGCTCGTGCTCGGACCGCCGCGCCGCGCCGACAACATCTGGGTGCTGTCGCCGCTGATGGTGCCGGCGGGGCATCATCTGCCGTTCGTGCGCGCGCTGAACCAGGCGCTGCTGCGCTTTTCGGTGAACCGCTTCGCGAGGTCGCATCGCTACGACAAGCCGGTCGTGTGGACGTACCACCCGTACATGCTCGATGCGATCGCGACGCTGCCGCGTGGGCCGCTCGTCTACCACTGCGTCGACGATATCGCGGCGATTCCGGGCGTCGACGTTGACGCGTTCCGCAACGCGCAGCAGGATCTGCTCGGGCGCTGCGAGGCGGTGTTTACGACCGCGCAGTCGCTGAAGGACGTGTGCCTGCCGTTCAACCGCAATACCCATTTCTTCGGCAACGTCGTCGATGAAGCACACTTCGGCGCGGCGCGCGCCGACGGGCCGGTGCCCGCCGAGCTCGCCGCAATCGACGAGCCGCGGCTCGTGTATCACGGCGTGCTGTCGGACTTCAAGGTCGACCTGCCGCTACTGCTGCAAACCGCGCAGGCGCGGCCGCAGTGGCAATGGGTGATCATCGGCGAGGAGCGCGAGGGGCAGCGCAGCGATCTGCTCGCGCAGCTCAAGCGTCTGCCGAACGTGCATCTGCTCGGCTACCGGCCGTATCGCGTGCTGCCGCAGTATCTGCGCGGCATGCGGGTCGGCGTGCTGCCGACCTTGATCAACGAGTACACGCACTCGATGTTTCCGATGAAGTTCTACGAATATCTCGCGGCCGGTCTGCCGGTCGTGTCGACGCCGCTCGATTTCGCGAAGGAGCCGCGCGCGGGGCTCGAAGTGGGCGGCGATACCGACGCGTTTATCGCGGCGATCGAAAAACAGTTGGCGCGCGGCAAGCTGAGCGCGGATGAAGCCCGCGCGGCGGTTGGCGACAATACGTGGGAGGCACGACTCGACAAGATGCTGGCGATCACGTTCCACTACCCTCAAGCGGGCGGCAGCAGCGCGCAGCAGCACGGCGCGGAGGTGCGCACGTGA
- a CDS encoding glycosyltransferase, whose protein sequence is MRVVHVYRTYFPDPPGGLQEAIRQIALSTRERGVEPRILTLSPSPTPTVVDYPEGQVIREKSWAAPASCDLGGPCSVIRYREMADWADVVHFHFPWPFADVLHLLGRTKKPTVMTYHSDIVRQKLLGAVYGPLMRRTLRSMSAVVATSPAYARTSEALAACVSKERLKTIPLGIIDYRDEPQSADAQRNLESRLGLAPGEPYFLALGVLRYYKGLHTLVEAARHVQAKIVVAGSGPERERLAALAREHGASNVVFAGQVTHEEKVALLKGCRAMVLPSHLRSEAFGMVLVEAAMFGKPMVCCEVGSGTSYVNEDGVTGFVVPPEAPQPLVAAINRLALDEALAGRMGAAARERYERLFSGPALGSAYKSLYERVLSS, encoded by the coding sequence GTGAGAGTCGTTCATGTGTACCGCACGTACTTCCCGGACCCGCCTGGCGGCCTGCAGGAAGCGATCCGCCAGATTGCGCTGTCGACGCGCGAACGCGGCGTCGAACCACGCATTCTCACCTTGTCGCCGAGCCCGACCCCGACGGTCGTCGACTATCCCGAAGGGCAGGTGATCCGCGAGAAATCGTGGGCGGCGCCGGCATCGTGCGATCTCGGCGGTCCGTGTTCGGTGATCAGGTATCGCGAGATGGCCGACTGGGCCGACGTCGTGCATTTCCACTTTCCGTGGCCGTTCGCCGACGTCTTGCATCTGCTCGGACGCACGAAAAAGCCGACGGTGATGACGTATCACTCCGACATCGTGCGGCAGAAGCTGCTGGGTGCCGTCTATGGACCGCTGATGCGGCGTACGCTGCGCAGCATGTCCGCGGTGGTCGCGACTTCGCCGGCCTATGCGCGGACCAGCGAGGCGCTCGCCGCCTGCGTGTCGAAGGAGCGCCTGAAGACGATTCCGCTGGGCATCATCGATTATCGCGACGAGCCGCAGTCGGCCGACGCGCAGCGCAATCTCGAGAGCCGGCTCGGTCTCGCGCCAGGCGAGCCATATTTTCTGGCGCTCGGCGTGTTGCGCTACTACAAGGGGCTGCATACGCTCGTCGAGGCCGCGCGGCATGTGCAGGCGAAAATCGTCGTTGCAGGCTCGGGACCGGAGCGCGAGCGGCTCGCCGCGCTGGCGCGGGAGCATGGCGCGAGCAACGTCGTGTTTGCCGGGCAGGTCACGCATGAGGAAAAGGTCGCCTTGCTGAAGGGTTGCCGCGCGATGGTGCTGCCCTCACATCTGCGCTCCGAAGCGTTCGGGATGGTGCTGGTCGAAGCGGCGATGTTCGGCAAACCGATGGTGTGCTGCGAGGTGGGATCCGGGACCTCGTACGTGAACGAGGACGGCGTGACGGGGTTTGTCGTGCCGCCCGAGGCGCCGCAGCCGCTGGTTGCCGCGATCAACCGGCTCGCGCTGGATGAAGCGCTGGCGGGCAGGATGGGGGCGGCGGCGCGGGAACGGTATGAGCGGTTGTTTTCGGGGCCAGCGTTGGGAAGCGCATATAAATCGCTGTATGAACGTGTATTGTCTTCCTGA